In the genome of Vicia villosa cultivar HV-30 ecotype Madison, WI linkage group LG7, Vvil1.0, whole genome shotgun sequence, one region contains:
- the LOC131619764 gene encoding putative lipid-transfer protein DIR1: MAIRCLNFATFILTLSSVLVLGISIDLPINCGGNVFDIALKCKQYVEKGGPPTAPSEACCATLKDVDVACYCKFVTPDIVDKISMEKALYVAKTCGVKPIPKDKCGSYTIPPPPFKA; the protein is encoded by the exons ATGGCAATTAGATGCTTAAACTTTGCAACATTTATACTTACACTAAGTAGTGTCTTAGTGCTAGGAATTTCTATTGATCTTCCAATTAATTGTGGTGGCAATGTTTTTGACATTGCACTAAAATGTAAACAGTACGTCGAAAAGGGTGGACCCCCAACTGCACCATCAGAAGCTTGTTGTGCAACATTAAAAGATGTTGATGTGGCATGTTACTGCAAGTTTGTGACTCCTGATATTGTAGATAAAATCAGCATGGAAAAAGCTTTGTATGTAGCAAAAACTTGTGGAGTTAAACCTATTCCTAAAGATAAATGTGGAA GTTATACTATTCCTCCTCCTCCATTTAAGGCTTGA